The Amaranthus tricolor cultivar Red isolate AtriRed21 chromosome 6, ASM2621246v1, whole genome shotgun sequence genome has a segment encoding these proteins:
- the LOC130814813 gene encoding zinc finger CCCH domain-containing protein 23-like, whose amino-acid sequence MMIGQTHRHHKIHVPPWKESVNPTVQINSPNSSPPSLLSNGVSYSPNSPSYYDAVLSSLRGYPHPDVGEIDSPMADEFSGDFDFVAGDYDDEFFMYDFKVRKCNRARAHDWTECPFAHPGEKAHRRDPRKYNYSGSACSEFRKGGCKKGDSCEFAHGVFECWLHPSRFRTQPCKDGSGCKRRVCFFAHTPDQLRSPPGLGSPRSTHGGYFSGSEEGSMSSPTIGELVASFRNFQLNKVKSMPSSWMTHPLHVNGSPVFGSPQGVAVSRAGFFSLPTTPTRPRIGYWDSKEFVDEEDDGPVMERVESGRVLRARMFEKLSKENPLDGPGSPLSVSVTGPDPDFGWVSDLIE is encoded by the coding sequence ATGATGATCGGACAAACTCACCGTCATCACAAGATTCATGTTCCTCCATGGAAAGAATCTGTCAATCCAACGGTACAAATTAATTCTCCTAATTCTTCTCCCCCGTCGTTACTGTCCAACGGGGTTAGTTATTCCCCAAACTCCCCTAGTTACTACGACGCCGTTTTATCTTCTTTACGGGGTTATCCTCATCCTGATGTTGGAGAAATAGATTCTCCGATGGCGGATGAATTTTCcggtgattttgattttgtggcTGGGGATTATGATGATGAATTTTTTATGTACGATTTTAAAGTTAGGAAGTGTAATCGGGCTCGGGCTCATGATTGGACTGAGTGCCCATTTGCTCATCCGGGTGAGAAGGCCCATCGGAGGGATCCAAGGAAGTATAACTATTCGGGTAGTGCTTGCTCGGAGTTTCGGAAAGGTGGTTGTAAAAAGGGTGATAGTTGCGAGTTTGCCCATGGTGTATTCGAGTGTTGGCTTCACCCTTCCCGGTTCCGGACCCAACCGTGTAAGGATGGATCCGGTTGTAAGCGCCGGGTTTGTTTCTTTGCCCACACGCCCGATCAACTCCGAAGTCCTCCGGGTCTGGGGAGTCCAAGAAGTACCCACGGTGGGTATTTCTCGGGTTCTGAAGAGGGCTCCATGAGTTCTCCCACGATAGGAGAGCTTGTGGCATCCTTCAGGAATTTTCAACTCAATAAGGTCAAGTCTATGCCGAGCTCCTGGATGACCCACCCTCTTCATGTGAATGGGTCCCCTGTATTCGGGTCTCCTCAGGGAGTAGCGGTGAGTCGGGCTGGGTTTTTTAGCCTGCCGACAACTCCAACCCGGCCAAGGATCGGGTACTGGGATAGCAAAGAGTTTGTCGACGAAGAGGACGATGGGCCTGTTATGGAAAGGGTAGAATCGGGTAGAGTGCTAAGGGCTCGTATGTTCGAGAAATTAAGCAAAGAAAACCCTCTTGATGGGCCGGGTAGCCCACTTTCAGTTTCGGTTACTGGACCGGATCCTGATTTCGGGTGGGTGTCGGATCTCATTGAGtaa